The following coding sequences are from one Capsicum annuum cultivar UCD-10X-F1 chromosome 3, UCD10Xv1.1, whole genome shotgun sequence window:
- the LOC107865990 gene encoding uncharacterized protein LOC107865990, whose translation MEKRFNRNLSNESRGSSKSLQRIIAENRKPASPVPDLTDFMNDMFFGTPGPDKRSYNLKGINTNSMDDDDDFDSSTRSVSSRLTQEWLQEAKQMVASSPGRGSESPPRRLVTSPRFATSHARIAESHTEGRDPLSRSARRHRSVVGISEEILSKTAKHNRNKSELSNNPPSASTSNVHDWISDNFKPPNDGPTFEPTSLKPNNEQQPPLTLPPRQSISRRTRFHTNSNAPQPQSNNSPKRTFKIPATVSTDNVSHFLDDKPLSPPKNLIESAHRRSISSTTCSIPDDRILSPPRNLVESAHRRTISASTSAFEKVLQKNDVDRDKVKEEDLKSQVLNRFLMEQRDKINDIFCGKIKGKAKIVLSGPSNSTSSMVAAICYAWLLENRTRANEQEGGDADTIQVVVPVMNMTRGKTLKQRQAPRLFHLVGLDTKSLLFSDEVDLETLLLAKQLSILVVGEDILKTNGEAVSGCTVLTDNYCEDAYDLLQTPMLKKLLLASILLDTQNLSASSKVSMTRDVEAVQLLSVGSGPNYRNTFFDQLMQDPKDDSFSEGMRQSYGNSPIESSNKYKSHQILERNSIPQENTPSSDKTSKDVKNGKTNRVSPKTGKPTVSPIQALPASPAKPADASRGKNKTFFLAKWFGFGK comes from the exons ATGGAGAAGAGATTCAACAGGAACCTGTCAAACGAAAGCAGAGGATCCTCAAAGAGCTTGCAGAGGATAATAGCAGAGAACAGAAAGCCTGCTAGTCCTGTCCCTGACTTGACTGATTTTATGAATGACATGTTTTTCGGGACACCAGGTCCGGATAAAAGATCGTATAATCTGAAGGGAATTAACACTAATTCGATGGACGATGATGATGATTTCGACTCGAGTACAAGGAGTGTTAGCAGCAGATTAACTCAGGAGTGGCTTCAGGAAGCTAAGCAAATGGTAGCTTCATCTCCTGGTCGTGGAAGTGAGTCACCCCCAAGGCGGCTAGTGACTTCCCCTAGGTTTGCAACATCTCATGCTAGGATTGCAGAGTCTCATACTGAAGGCAGAGATCCCCTATCTAGATCTGCTAGAAG GCATAGATCAGTAGTGGGGATCAGTGAAGAAATCCTCTCAAAAACAGCAAAACACAACCGCAACAAATCAGAACTGTCTAACAATCCTCCTTCAGCTAGCACATCAAACGTTCATGATTGGATCTCGGACAACTTCAAACCTCCAAATGATGGGCCCACATTCGAGCCCACTTCTCTCAAGCCCAACAATGAGCAGCAACCCCCGCTCACCCTCCCACCCCGCCAATCAATCAGTCGTCGAACGCGGTTCCATACAAACTCCAATGCACCTCAGCCACAGTCTAACAACTCTCCAAAACGAACATTCAAAATTCCCGCCACTGTCTCAACGGACAATGTATCACACTTTTTAGATGACAAGCCACTTTCTCCACCCAAAAATCTCATTGAATCTGCTCATCGGAGATCGATTTCATCGACTACATGCTCGATCCCTGACGATCGGATCCTTTCGCCTCCGAGGAATTTAGTAGAGTCAGCTCATCGTAGAACTATCTCCGCATCCACGTCTGCTTTCGAGAAGGTTTTGCAGAAGAACGATGTGGATAGGGATAAAGTCAAGGAGGAAGATTTGAAGAGTCAGGTATTGAATCGGTTTTTGATGGAGCAGAGAGACAAAATTAACGACATTTTTTGTGGGAAGATAAAAGGGAAAGCCAAAATTGTGCTCTCTGGACCTTCCAACA GTACAAGCTCAATGGTGGCAGCAATTTGCTATGCTTGGTTGTTGGAAAATAGGACGAGGGCTAATGAGCAAGAAGGAGGAGATGCGGATACAATTCAAGTGGTGGTTCCTGTGATGAATATGACAAGAGGGAAAACGTTGAAGCAGCGTCAAGCGCCACGACTTTTTCACCTTGTTGGTCTTGATACCAAATCACTGCTCTTTTCTGATGAG GTTGATTTGGAAACACTGCTGTTGGCTAAGCAGCTAAGCATCCTTGTAGTTGGGGAAGACATACTCAAAACTAACGGAGAG GCAGTATCAGGGTGCACTGTTCTTACGGACAATTATTGCGAGGATGCTTATGACCTACTTCAAACGCCTATGTTGAAAAAACTTCTG CTTGCAAGCATACTTTTAGACACACAAAACTTAAGTGCATCTTCTAAGGTGTCGATGACAAGAGATGTAGAAGCAGTTCAGCTGCTTTCAGTTGGCTCAGGCCCTAATTACAGGAACACGTTTTTTGACCAAC TAATGCAAGATCCTAAGGATGATAGTTTCAGTGAAGGTATGAGGCAGAGTTATGGAAATTCACCCATTGAGA GTAGCAATAAATATAAATCACATCAGATCTTGGAGAGGAATTCCATTCCTCAAGAAAATACACCAAGTTCAGATAAGACATCTAAGGATGTGAAGAATGGGAAGACAAATAGAGTGTCTCCAAAGACAG GTAAACCTACAGTATCACCTATACAGGCTCTTCCAGCATCACCTGCAAAGCCAGCCGATGCTTCTCGTGGCAAGAACAAGACCTTCTTCTTAGCAAAGTGGTTTGGCTTTGGGAAGTGA
- the LOC107864882 gene encoding uncharacterized protein LOC107864882, protein MMQDSIPACFSPGEKFTDDHAAVTRSGQSIFMSVYRTKIADQRRLITVTWCKNLLLHGLSVSVEGSSGDGQYTCKVELKPWYFWRKQGSKHFLVDSKPVDIFWDLKAAKFNGETEPSSEYYVAVVCDEEVILLLGDLKKDAYRKTGCRPALIEPILVSRKEHIFGKKKFSTRVKFHDKGRMHEISIECKNRINSSGVPIDGVDPEMEIRIDGKLFIHVKHLQWKFRGNESIHLNKVRIEVYWDVHDWIFNPGLRHALFIFKPVLLSTSPSSVSELSSPPFSSSTSTPLSSQTGSSGSIEGLNSSNSSDFCLFLYAWKVE, encoded by the coding sequence ATGATGCAAGATTCAATCCCTGCTTGCTTCTCACCAGGGGAAAAGTTCACAGATGATCATGCTGCAGTAACTAGGTCAGGGCAAAGCATTTTTATGTCCGTTTATCGGACAAAAATCGCTGATCAGCGTAGGTTAATCACAGTTACTTGGTGCAAGAACTTGTTGCTCCATGGTTTATCAGTGTCAGTAGAAGGGTCAAGTGGAGATGGCCAGTATACTTGCAAGGTGGAGCTAAAGCCATGGTACTTCTGGAGGAAACAAGGTTCAAAGCATTTTCTTGTGGACAGTAAGCCAGTGGACATATTCTGGGATCTTAAGGCTGCTAAATTTAATGGGGAGACAGAACCAAGCTCAGAGTACTATGTAGCAGTTGTTTGTGATGAGGAAGTTATTCTGCTTCTTGGTGATTTGAAGAAAGATGCTTATAGAAAGACAGGCTGCAGGCCAGCACTTATTGAACCAATTCTTGTATCAAGAAAAGAACACATTTTTGGCAAGAAGAAGTTCTCAACAAGAGTTAAGTTCCATGACAAGGGAAGAATGCATGAGATCTCTATTGAGTGCAAGAACAGGATTAACAGTAGCGGGGTTCCTATCGATGGGGTTGATCCAGAAATGGAGATAAGGATAGATGGGAAATTGTTCATTCATGTGAAGCATTTGCAGTGGAAATTCAGAGGGAACGAATCGATTCATCTCAACAAAGTGAGGATAGAAGTTTATTGGGATGTTCATGACTGGATTTTCAATCCTGGTTTAAGGCATGCTTTGTTCATTTTCAAGCCAGTTCTGTTATCGACATCCCCTTCATCAGTATCCGAATTATCATCACCGCCATTCTCCTCATCGACATCAACTCCATTGTCATCCCAAACAGGCAGCTCAGGGTCAATAGAGGGGTTAAATTCAAGCAACTCTTCAGATTTTTGCCTGTTTCTTTATGCTTGGAAGGTAGAATGA
- the LOC107865991 gene encoding high-affinity nitrate transporter 3.2-like, which produces MTSNTAIFVATLISCSLLAACDAEILFSSLKKSLEVTVKHRSGVLMAGEDTLEIDWFLNKIFPAGTDSAYKTIKLKLCYAPISQKDRAWRKTEDHLKKDKTCQFEVDSTPYKSSNNKFNWTIERDVPTGTFFVRAYILNGDGHEIGYGQNTDDKKVNNLFDIQAISGRHATLDICSVVFSAFAVVSLFGFFYMEKRNAKASK; this is translated from the exons ATGACAAGTAACACTGCTATTTTTGTGGCTACCCTTATTTCATGTTCATTGCTTGCTGCTTGTGATGCTGAGATTTTGTTCTCTTCCCTCAAGAAGAGTCTTGAGGTGACTGTTAAACACAGATCAGGAG TATTGATGGCTGGGGAGGACACCCTGGAAATCGACTGGTTCTTGAACAAGATATTTCCAGCAGGGACAGACTCAGCCTACAAGACGATTAAACTGAAGCTATGTTACGCTCCGATTAGCCAAAAGGATCGTGCGTGGAGGAAAACAGAAGACCATCTCAAAAAGGACAAGACCTGTCAGTTCGAAGTTGACTCCACGCCATACAAGTCCTCCAACAACAAATTCAATTGGACAATTGAGAGGGATGTTCCAACAGGTACTTTCTTTGTTAGAGCCTATATTTTGAATGGTGATGGTCATGAAATTGGTTATGGACAGAACACTGATGACAAGAAGGTAAACAACCTTTTCGACATCCAAGCAATTAGCGGACGACATGCCACTTTGGATATTTGTTCTGTTGTCTTCTCTGCTTTTGCTGTTGTCTCCCTCTTTGGATTCTTCTACATGGAGAAGAGAAATGCCAAGGCAAGTaaatga